A window of Streptomyces sp. NBC_01689 genomic DNA:
GCGGCACGAAGATCGCGGCCGGTGTGGTCGACGAGGAAGGCAACATCCTCTCGACGCACAAGGTGCCGACTCCCAGCACGCCGCAGGGCATCGTGGACGCCATCGCCGCCGCCGTCGAGGGTGCGCGAGCCGGTCACGACATCGTCGGGGTGGGCATCGGTGCGGCCGGTTACGTGAACCGCCAGCGCTCGACGGTCTACTTCGCGCCCAACATCGACTGGCGGCAGGAGCCGCTCAAGGCCGAGGTCGAGGCGCGCGTGGGGCTGCCGGTCGTGGTGGAGAACGACGCGAACGCGGCGGCGTGGGGCGAGTACAAGTTCGGCGCGGGCAAGGGCCACCGGAACGTCATCTGCATCACGCTGGGCACGGGCCTCGGCGGCGGCATCATCATCGGCAACAAGCTGCGCCGCGGGCACTTCGGTGTGGCCGCCGAGTTCGGCCACATCCGGATGGTGCCGGACGGTCTGCTGTGCGGCTGCGGCTCGCAGGGCTGCTGGGAGCAGTACGCCTCCGGCCGCGCCCTGGTTCGCTACGCCAAGCAGCGGGCCAACGCCACCCCCGAGAACGCGGAGATCCTGCTCGCGCTGGGCGACGGCAACCCCGACGGCATCGAGGGCAAGCACATCTCGGTGGCCGCGCGGCAGGGCGACCCGGTCGCCGTGGACTCCTACCGCGAGCTGGCCCGCTGGGCCGGCGCGGGCCTCGCCGACCTCGCGTCGCTCTTCGACCCGTCGGCCTTCATCGTCGGCGGCGGCCTGTCGGACGAGGGCGAACTGGTCCTCGACCCCATCCGGAAGTCGTACAAGCGCTGGCTCGTCGGAGGCAACTGGCGCCCCGTGGCCGATGTGATCGCCGCCCAGCTCGGCAACAAGGCCGGACTCGTGGGCGCGGCGGACCTGGCCCGGGAGCCCGACCCGATCATGTGACCCCCTGTGACCACCCGACAGCGCCCGCCGGCCCCCGAGGACGGCGGGCGCCGTCGTACGGGGCCTTCCCCAGGGCGCGGGAGCGCGCGGGCTGGCACGGCTCCCGGCAGCCGGGACGGGACCGGCCCCGGCGTGCGGCCGACCGCGGCCCACCCGCGGCCGAGGACCGGACCGCCCCCGATTTCCCCCCACCCGGCGGAGCGCCCCCGTATCTTGATCGGCATGGCGACGACCCCGCTGCCCCACTCCCGCACCGAACCCGACGGCTCCGCCGTCGTCCGGGTGCTCAGCTACAACATCCGCTCGATGCGCGACGACACCGGCGCCCTCGCGCGGGTGATCGGCGCCTGCGCGCCGGACCTCGTCCTGGTCCAGGAAGCCCCCCGCTTCTTCCGCTGGCGCAAGAAGCTGGCCCGTCTCGCGGCCGCTTCCGACCAGATGATCCTCTCCGGCGGCGCCCCGGCGGCCGGCCCCGCGCTCCTGTGCTCCCTGCGGGCCACCGTCGAGCGGACCGAGGACGTCCTGCTCCCGCTCACGCCGGGCCTGCACCGCCGAGGCTTCGCCACGGCCGTCGTCCGTTTCGGCGGTGCGCGCCTGGGCGTCCTGAGCTGCCACCTGTCGCTCGACGGGGACGAGCGTCATGAGCAGGGCGGCCTGCTTCTTGACCGCGTCGCGGCCCTCGGCACCCCGCACGCGGTGGCGGGCGGTGACCTGAACGACCTGCCCGGGGGCCGTACCTTCCAGCGGCTCTCGGCCTCCCTCCAGGACGGCTGGGCGACCCGCCCCTGGGGCGCCGAGCACACCTGGATCCGCGACGCGCCGCACCGCCGTATCGACGCCGTCTTCGCCACGAAGGGCATCGAGGTGCTGGGCTGTGGGGTGCCGCTGGGCCTGCCCGGCGTGACGGAGACGGACCTGAGGGCGGCCACGGACCATCTGCCCGTACTGGCCGCCCTCAGAGTGCCGGCGTCCTGAGACGCGGGTCCCGCGGGGCGCGGGACCCTGGCTCAGACCACCGCGCCCCGCCCCGGATCGTCCTCGTCGTCGGCGTCGGGGTTCATGCGCATCACGAGAGTGGCGAAACCGCCCAGGAAGCCGCCGATGCCCACGGTCGCCAGCCACCAGGTCATGTCCCAGCCGAGCAGGACGGCCAGCAGGAGCACGACCGGACCGCCGATGACGGCCAGCCAGGCGAACTTGGCCGTGGTGTCGGCGGCCGGCAGCGGAGGCGGCTCGGGCGGCACGAAGTGCCCCTCGTCGTCCTCGTCGAAGTCGTCCTCGGCGGGTTCCGCCGCCCGGTAGTCACGGGGTCCGCCGACGCCGGGGGCGAAGGAGACGGAGCTGCCGAGAGCCTGTGCGGCGGAGGGCCGGTCCCCGCGCTCGTCTTCCCCGTCGGC
This region includes:
- a CDS encoding ROK family glucokinase; protein product: MGLTIGVDIGGTKIAAGVVDEEGNILSTHKVPTPSTPQGIVDAIAAAVEGARAGHDIVGVGIGAAGYVNRQRSTVYFAPNIDWRQEPLKAEVEARVGLPVVVENDANAAAWGEYKFGAGKGHRNVICITLGTGLGGGIIIGNKLRRGHFGVAAEFGHIRMVPDGLLCGCGSQGCWEQYASGRALVRYAKQRANATPENAEILLALGDGNPDGIEGKHISVAARQGDPVAVDSYRELARWAGAGLADLASLFDPSAFIVGGGLSDEGELVLDPIRKSYKRWLVGGNWRPVADVIAAQLGNKAGLVGAADLAREPDPIM
- a CDS encoding endonuclease/exonuclease/phosphatase family protein — protein: MATTPLPHSRTEPDGSAVVRVLSYNIRSMRDDTGALARVIGACAPDLVLVQEAPRFFRWRKKLARLAAASDQMILSGGAPAAGPALLCSLRATVERTEDVLLPLTPGLHRRGFATAVVRFGGARLGVLSCHLSLDGDERHEQGGLLLDRVAALGTPHAVAGGDLNDLPGGRTFQRLSASLQDGWATRPWGAEHTWIRDAPHRRIDAVFATKGIEVLGCGVPLGLPGVTETDLRAATDHLPVLAALRVPAS